Genomic segment of Salvia splendens isolate huo1 chromosome 12, SspV2, whole genome shotgun sequence:
ctcgcaAGAAGCGGCgcaataccaaagcggagcttctggcaccgacattctgagggcggctttgcgcgcctTTCACCAGGACACCGGTAACCAAtacaaatatgttgatatttggcagctcgtcaaggacgaggaaaggtgggccggcggtgtccgctccagctcgggctcaacctcaaagcgcacgaagcacacggcgaccggcaactactcgtctggtgacaccggtgaggccagccagggtgaaccgcaggtgtttgggagTACGGGGTATCcaacgcccgacgaatacggcggatccagccgtgggtgccgtcggccgcaagggacgaaggcggcgaaggcggctagagcgaggaagggccgaggcgaatcaagccagccggcctcgggatcgggctcgctcggacacacttatggtggcgtacatcaccgccacaatggcggacacttcccgcttctcgtacgcccaattcacggcctggtggaacggaattgttgctatggcagcacaacttgaccttccgactccccctaaacctcgaccgcctccggaggatgattcgccggcggagtagttttttaattttcccacgtttaattgtgtgttttttattgggtgttttttattttttttaggattttaattgtgtggtttttatttttttaagttttagttgtaattttttttaatgttgtgtgttttttaataaagtgtgtttgttatttaataaatcgtgtttgttttaattgaattgagttggaaataaaataaaaaatgaaattgaatgaatagtaatttaaggaacggttaaggaacggagggttgcaggttccgttccttagttaaggaatgaagtaaaatagtacagtggggccctcaaatagtagtttaaggaacggtttaggaacggtataggaacagcgttgtggatggccttataccCTCACCGTTTGAACTATTGAAGGACACACAAGTAAGACTTTATAACTAgtatttttctttcttcattGTAAATTTTTTCGAGATTTTTGAAATTCATCCTTAAACCCTCACAAAGTTGATGCTGATGCCCAAATTACTAGAGGTGGAGGACTAATAATGCCTGAAATCAcacaaaataataaagaaaaaaaacaatgaaACTTGGTTTGAAGAGGATttgaaagaagaagatgaaaattTTAGTAAATAATTTGTTCATACATTTGCAAGTGTGTGGTGACATTATTACTGTATTATGTGAGCACGTATCAATATTTGAACTGCACCTACCTTGAAGAGAAGTGTAGTTGAAAGGGCATTAATGAGAATAGATAGCAAGAAATTAATTTTGCTCCCATCTATATAATAGACACCACCATTCATCAACATCTCAAGTTCTCAACTCCACAAAACCCATTCATTTCAAATAGCAAGATGTCTCTGATCACCGACGAAATCCGAGCGGCCGCATCGGAGATGTACCGCGGCGACGACATCTGCCAGGAGAAATCCAAGTTCCTCCTCACCGAAATGGGGCTGCCGAACGGCCTCCTCCCTCTCCGAGACATCATCGAGGTCGGCTACATCAAGGACACCGGCTTCGTGTGGCTCATCCAGAAGAACAAATGCGACCATCGCTTCGACAAGATCGGGCGGCCCGGGCGTGCAGTACGGCGCCGAGGTCACGGCCTACGTGGAGCAGAAGAGGATCAAGAAGCTCACCGGCGTCAAGGCCAAGGAGATGCTGATGTGGCTCACCATCTGCGACATCTACGTCGACGATCCCCCCACCGGCAAGATCACCTTCAAGAGCCCCACGGGCCTCTCCCGCTCCTTCCCTGTCAACGCCTTTGTGATCGAGGATGACAGCGCGACGATCAAGCCCGAGCCTGCCGCGGCCGCGGTCGTTCAAGTCAAggaggtttagggttttttttcctttttaatgttCTTGTTGAGTTTCATCAACTAGAGTAGCTCTATGTGTTTTGAGGGTTTAAGAGAGTTCGTTAATTAATTATCATGGTTCTGTTTTTATTTACTTGTTACAATCTTAAATTAATTATCATTCGGGGAATTTAATTCATTAAATCAAAATATCTCCACCTAGAATTAATTCATTAATCCATAATTAAATTCTAATAGTAGGTAGTAAATAAAACAAGGATGCATGGCcactatttttctttctttgagAATTATAGATTTTTTATCTTTGAGAATTATAGTTGTTTATACTGTTTGACGTATAGTTGTGACAATTAATAAGCTATAGGAGTACAATTTATGAAAATGCATACTAAAACCTATTTGTACTTTTTCTCGAAAATAATAGAGACCTACTTTCCCGGAGAATTTCACGCGGTTTAATACAATCACTAGAGATTAGAGAATACTCTGATACTTCTTCGtctattccataaaaatatggacaatgGATATAACacatgaattaaaataaaattggtaaagtaagagagacaaAGAGAATACTATGATAAAGgaatgttagtggatagtgagacctatattattaaattgatataactttctaaaaGTAGAATGcacctatttttatgggacgagggagtagtatatttttatatttagtaGGAGTACACTATTTAATGAATAATGCTGACATGATTTATTCCCAAAAAAATTGATgcacattaaatatatatgcatgaGTACTGATTCATATGATTGAGAAATGCAAAATTTAAACCTTTAATTGGACAGTGGTTATTATATATAGGTTGTTCTAATTGCTATTTGCATATATCTCATCCTAATtaattagagtgaactacaaaaatgatccttggactatgagtttatctcgcccatagtccATCGACTTTAAGAATATTGGCAGACATCGCTGGACTAAGAgtttatctcgaaaatggtCCATTTTCACTGTTTTCGGTCGAAAATACCATTTTTGGGGGGTTttggcaatttggtctttttacacttttaacattttaaatctgatattatttcagttatgtactaaatctgatattatttcaaaattatcattcttcttcccttttgtcatccttcattttgtttctttatttcaaattttaaaactattaataaatttcaatttttaaatatcaataaattttttaattaaaactattaattcatggacactataaatattgattaaaactattaatttttgttatttaatataatattcatgaATTGTTTTAATTGCTTGTGATtgaatattatgaagttgaAGAAGCACAGAAAAATATGAGCTATTCTATTTAGCCttcgttcggttgttataattgcttgtgattgaatattatgatcctactaaaaatttgatcctactaaaaattttatataggagtatttttgttgaaattttctagtaaattttgattgttttcaaattaataaatgaaaattatattagtcttacattagatgcatatttatttcagaataaatcgtgttatatgatctaATTATGATTAAagctattaaatattgattaaaactaaggcgttgtcataccttattgattaaatattagacactatcaaatattgattatgactattaatttttgttatttaataatttttataattaaaaaaattgaaatttaaaatttaattttgtaaaattaaatctaatattgaaataaagaaacaaagtgaatgatgataaaagggaagaagactgataattttgaaataatatcagatttagtacataactgaaataatatcatatttaaaatgttaaaagtgtaaaaagatcaAATTGCCGAAACCCCCCAAAAcccctcaaaagggtattttcgaccgAAAACAGTTAAAAATGACCATTtttgagataaacccttagttcaTGGATGtttggcgatatttttaaagtccagagaCTATGaacgagataaacccatagtccagggaccatttttgtagtttttttttaaggaggatcgacgatggttccccatctatccccgaagtgactcggacccccggcctaacagtcggaggtgaagcgtcttaccaccgatCTACGCTTCGTTGTCGGGATAGGAAGGAACGAGTCAGTCAACCTTTCCCCAAGCACCAAGTTAACCTATCTCCCCCAGCGCCTGGGTTCATGCCAGAACTCAAGAACTCCCTAGGGAAAATTAATCCCCAAATTGGGCCTCCCATAGGTCAAACTGCCTCCCTCCTCAACCAATTGAGCTaggggaccatttttgtagttcgcTCAATTAATTATAGCCGTGAATCTTAAAACTTTTGATTGAGAGTTGCGTGCGGTACACGTGAGCTCTGTTGATTGGAAAGTTCTTAAACTAAGTTTTGTAATTAAAGAAAATTGGCTACCTTTTGTTTCATGGTTTCACAATTTTGGACCCAGCAACTACTAATTCTATGCAATTAACGCAAATTGCGTTGAAGTAAAGAATTTTGTGCTGTAACAAAAACAGAAAGCTTGTTTAAAAAAATAGGTGAACGGACAGAAAGCATGCTTATAAAATTGACTAGATTTGTCTTCTTATAAAGAGACTTCGAGGCTCAAGAGGACCCTGGCATTTTGCCTACTGTACTGATTATTACTCCCTTCGCTCCACCGTAATAGATGCATTTCATTTTACacactcattttaaaataataattataaatagttaaaatggagaaaacGTAAAGTGAGAGAgggaataatgtagataagactgttctctacattattctctcttttactttattctctcatcactttaactatttaatattattttttcaaaacgagtgcagaaaatgaaatgtctctattactgTAGAACGGAGTAGGGAGTACTAAGtaaccaaaagaaaaaaaaaatcaaaactcataacaacaaaaattaaaatcaataaaGAATATCAAATTATACTAAAGGACAATAAGTCAAGTAGTTGAGAAACGCTCTATCCACAAAATAATACCCTGGCTTGTACTATAGTATGCGTATGTGTGTATGCTCTCCAAGGTAAAACGATCTCAACTTTCCATCTctatcctataaataaatttgaaatttaggTGGGGAGAAAAGAAAATACAAGTAAGTTTTCGATCTAATTACCTTTTTTCTACATGCAAATAGATGTTCGGTTTACTAAAAAAAAGTTTGgtaatccctccgtccctgaaagcttgtctcatttttctatttccgtccgtcccacaaaatttgtctcatttcactttttaccatttttagtagtggacctcatattccactaactcattcctactcacattttattataaaactaatatataaaagtaggacccacgtttcactaattttttcaactcacttttcattacattttttataaCCCGTGCCGGTTCAAAGTGGAACAATATTTGGAGGACGGATGGAATATCTTTTAAAGATATCAAAATTGAGATGCAATTATTCTTTGGaaagttctaaaaaataacaacaatttaggacgcaaaagaaaacgtccacaaattaacttaatctttCGCTTTTTTAAGAGGCTTTCATTTGtgtcctctaattttagttgggacacctACAAATAAGGATGCTTTTGAAGCTTTGgtggtatatttagaaacacaaattagtatctttaattgcattaaaaaGATCCTTAACGGTTTTTTGTTGTTGTAACGTTTGCTCGATTCTTGGAACCCACCAAATTCGTTGGTGTGTAGCGGGTTTGAGATGCTTCTATGTACTAGAAagaaatcattttatttttggagacAATATGTCAATCCAAAGCATCTCAAAAATAGCATTTTAACTGAAAATCTGAGGCTAAGGAAAAATTAATGATATAACTCAATCTCAATATCAAAACTTAGCCCTCTATTTTGTGACAACAGAAAAAGAGTCACTATTTGTATCACAAAGAATCTAGTGAAATATGACAGGACGAAACATGGACGTAAAGGtttacatatatttttaaaagaagAGATTAAAGCATTAATCTTGGAAAAATGTCATTTATAAGATCAGGAAGCCAGTTAGATAATATCCTAACTAATATTGTTAGTTTTTGGGGAGCTTTATgggaacataaaaaaaacaggGGGAGTAAGAGAGTTAACgagaaaaatggataaaataaaaatattaaaagtgaGTAAAATACGAACGAGAACGAGAAAGAGAAAAGGTAGATAATAATCTAAAAGAACACCTTTTACTTTTAAATATGACTATTTGTCGTGGACAACGCAAAATGGTTTGATGGGGCTATTTTTCATGACAAGAGAGTAGTACTATAATTCCctcaaaatttatgaaattaagaCTAACTTCCCTTTTATAAAATGTAACAGAGTGGAAATGAAAGAATAACAATTGAGATAATATAATACGATAAAAATGGATGAATTCGATAACAAAATatcttaatataaaaataattgcaAAAGGTATAAACACGAGACAAGGAATGTGCTGAAAAGGTGAAATGGGATAACTAATGAGGAAATAATAAGCAGATAACTCCACCATTTTACTAACCAAACAAGCCTTACAATGATGATTACTGTAAACGCGTACAAACAGATGATTATTCACTTTTCAACAAGAAATGATCAAATGCGCAGTTGTACTAATAAAAGAAATCCAACTTCATAAACATAGAGAAATGGGACTTAAATTAATAGTTCATGAATGTGAATATAATCCTCACCTATCTATTAGGCCAAGCCCACCCTTCCAAAATATAAGAGGGCTCTCCTATTTTCCCTTTgctatatatctatatattagTATACAACATTTGGCTTGAAAGTTGGAGAAACTACTAACCTATCGTCTGTATTAGCAGTACATGTATACGCATGGTGTTGTTTTGTGTATCTAAGTAGAAATAGATCAGATCAGAATCTGAGACTTGGCAAGCCTGCGCGAGCACTTCTTGCGGGTTGAGCTGCTCAAACCGCAAATACAGTTTTCGAGGATATCGTAGTCTTCCTCCCAGAACAAAAGGGCAGCTGCATCGGGCTTCTCCATCAGGATCTTTGTTGTCAGGTATCCTGCAATAGACCATGTCTGGTACAACCGCGCCTGCTTCCCTATAAACTTCCCACTCCTGGTGTCGTAGTATTCAGGCCACCCATCCAGAGAAAGCCGTTTCTCAGCTATGTCCAGAGCCTTCTTCGCCAGATCCGTCCTATTCATCTTCATGCACGCCAGTGTGAACTAAGTAACAAAACAAACCACCATCTCATGAGACAACGACATCTTCAACCAACTTTCTGTCAAAAGCGATTATCCAAGTGAAGCAAATAAGAGTTATTCTTACCTGCCACAGAAGTGTTGGCCAGGATCCACCGTTATGATACGACCAAGGTCTGCAGAAAGTCCAATAATATTCAGAAAACCACAAGGGATAGATGATATATAAAACTGCATCTATATCGAAGCAATTTTCTGGTAAAGTTGTTATAGGAACTCACGTATTCTTAGGATCGCTTCCAGTGATTATTCGCCACTCCTCTGACTCTACAGCAGGGTAACATATTTTAAGTGGCATTTGACCGATAAGATCATCCCATTTGGCTTCTACCAGATTTAATACAGCCTCATTCTGTCTCGGGGTACCCAGAGATGATACAATGGACCAGAGGTTTCCGAGGGTAAAGAATCTAAAATCCATATGAGCTGGCTGCAAGTTGCCAATCAGATAACCGCCCGTCTCAGGAATCCAATCCATTAACCAATGAGGAATTTGATCAGGGTATATATTAAATTTGTTAGTGGCTTCAGTGGAGTACTCCTCAGTCTTATAACGATAGATCTCATTAATTTTCTTCAGATCAACCCAATAATATTCCCTTATGTGAAACGACAATGCACTGAGTCTATTGTTGATAGCCCTCACCAAATTCTTGGATCCCTCATCTAACGCAAGCATCTCACGAGAGCACCGAAGTGCTGAGTAAAATAAggactgaaaaataaaataaaaaggaaccATTCACTAGACTTGAATAAATTTGACCTGCAGTACAAATTGGAACTGCTCACATGCACAAAAATATGAAGCTCTACGAGAGTTGCAATTCATCTTCATTAAACATCAACAGAACATGTATGAATACCATTACTAACTTCGCATTTCCACCATATAAACTAGAAACTATGGAGCTcataaagaataaataaataaatatgaaaatattagaaataaaaGGTTCACAAATATTGTGAGATGTGGTAACAACCAAAAGTTGTTGAAGTTTTTTGTCACATTCTAAAATCTGAAAACAAACCATTCTTACGAGGATATGCAGCAAACTTACTTGAATCTCCAGTGGATGACCATGAATACCCATCCGTCGATCTATCATACAGGAACCATCTGTAACAAGTAAAGTGGGAAACATGTCGAAACCATCTGACAAACAGAGATTTAGAATAAGTTTTATCCCTGTCTGAACATCCACTCTTTCCTGCAATCCGTAGTCCCCAGTGAGCTTCCCATAAGCCCGCAGTAAGATAATCCACCAGAGTCCTAGATAAATGATAAACAGTTGCAACATCaccaaaatgaaaagaaaaaatgaagcTATTAAATTTTGACAGCTTAAATGTAACAAGCATCGACTAGGCATTTACTGTAAACTGCTGTAACTCCAATATCGCAAGAGTGCAACGAGAGAAGTAAAtagagaagaaaaaagaaacaatattgccAAGCAGTGACACTGTAGCTAATGAAGAAACAACTTGCATACCAGAGTCTACAGGAGCTACACGGCCAATAGCTGATTCCCCAAAATCTGGATCGAGAACTTCTTCAAACTTATTATCATCTAGAGCAACAGATCTAACTTTAAAACTTGCTGGCATTAATCCCTGTCCAGGACTATAGCAATCCACCGTTTTCTCCCAACTCTTGAAAATGAAGCAGCATGAATCAAGTAGCCACATCCAATATTAACCACAGATTCATACAAAACCAGGAAAGAGAAGGAACATTAATTTAACAGTTTAAATAGTGAGTTAAAATTTATTATCTGTTTATGTCATTTACATCAAAATTGAGTACATCCTTAAATTAAATAGAAGAATAAAAATTGTGAGCAAATTCCCAATTACATAGAAGATGCACTGAGTAATTAAAATCCCAATCCAACTGTTAAAACAACTCTAACGATCAAGCTTATCAATGCTATCATTAAAgctactttatttttattttacttgcTTTAAAATATGCAACAAAGTTTAAGGCTTCAGTCACTTAAGTTTTTATTTCCTGAATCTTGCAGTAGATATTAAAATGTCACACCCTAAAGCCTAATCCCTAAACAGCACCACCATGTGGAACATGGAATCTTGCAGTAGATATTAAATTGATACAATA
This window contains:
- the LOC121758857 gene encoding alkaline/neutral invertase A, mitochondrial-like; the encoded protein is MTAIFKFTNMKPCCRILLPSKNTLFLPKSSNFLPNPNYCSAFQLHTSAPTSFGLKAILGRTNSTWGQSRIFSSSYHFNFSNRASTRFLVARAAPDLRNFSASVESRANDKNFDRIYVQGGINVKPLQEEKIGADERVEGGVNVRKSECSREVGKEESEMEKEAWKLLRNAVVTYCGSPVGTVAANDPNDKTPLNYDQVFIRDFVPSAFAFLLKGEGEIVRNFLLHTLQLQSWEKTVDCYSPGQGLMPASFKVRSVALDDNKFEEVLDPDFGESAIGRVAPVDSGLWWIILLRAYGKLTGDYGLQERVDVQTGIKLILNLCLSDGFDMFPTLLVTDGSCMIDRRMGIHGHPLEIQSLFYSALRCSREMLALDEGSKNLVRAINNRLSALSFHIREYYWVDLKKINEIYRYKTEEYSTEATNKFNIYPDQIPHWLMDWIPETGGYLIGNLQPAHMDFRFFTLGNLWSIVSSLGTPRQNEAVLNLVEAKWDDLIGQMPLKICYPAVESEEWRIITGSDPKNTPWSYHNGGSWPTLLWQFTLACMKMNRTDLAKKALDIAEKRLSLDGWPEYYDTRSGKFIGKQARLYQTWSIAGYLTTKILMEKPDAAALLFWEEDYDILENCICGLSSSTRKKCSRRLAKSQILI